In Argiope bruennichi chromosome X1, qqArgBrue1.1, whole genome shotgun sequence, a single window of DNA contains:
- the LOC129959028 gene encoding acireductone dioxygenase-like, producing the protein MPEAWYMDESSEDPRTEHHLNPPQFIAIENLYDLSGVEYWRIDVDNLDKEKQYDELRKSRGYDYEDLVEISKDTLPEYDEKIKAFYTEHLHTDEEIRLFLKGSGYFDVRDKNDKWIRIKAAKGDLLVLPAGIYHRFTPDNNNYAKVMRLFCGTPVWKAYNRPADDNPARVKYLNTIAASA; encoded by the exons ATGCCTGAAGCCTGGTACATGGATGAATCCTCAGAAGACCCGAGAACTGAACATCATTTAAATCCTCCTCAGTTTATCGCAATcgaaaatttatatgatttgtcGGGAGTAGAATATTGGCGA ATTGATGTTGACAATCTTGATAAAGAAAAGCAATATGATGAACTGAGGAAAAGTAGGGGCTATGATTATGAAGatttagttgaaatttcaaaGGACACCTTGCCTGAGTATGATGAAAAg ATCAAAGCATTTTATACGGAGCATCTGCATACAGATGAAGAAATACGTTTGTTCCTAAAGGGCAGTGGATATTTTGATGTTCGGGATAAGAATGATAAGTGGATTCGTATTAAAGCAGCAAAAGGCGATCTTCTTGTTTTACCTGCTGGTATTTACCACAGATTTACTCCTGACAATAAT AACTATGCCAAGGTAATGAGGCTCTTCTGTGGAACACCTGTCTGGAAAGCTTATAATCGTCCTGCTGATGATAATCCTGCAAGAGTAAAATACTTGAACACTATTGCTGCTTCAGCATAG